A single genomic interval of Salinigranum halophilum harbors:
- a CDS encoding HalOD1 output domain-containing protein, protein MPLADHPAPSETALTTTWREERLEVDPATTTYRARCRADEAVSTAVVLTVAALRDCAPTDLPPLLTAVDPDALAGLVTHESTTAMTTFVYADCTVTVRSTGDISVTPARRP, encoded by the coding sequence ATGCCTCTCGCCGATCACCCTGCGCCGTCCGAGACAGCACTGACCACCACGTGGCGCGAGGAGCGCCTCGAGGTCGACCCCGCGACGACCACCTATCGCGCCCGCTGTCGCGCCGACGAGGCCGTGAGCACGGCCGTCGTGTTGACGGTCGCCGCGCTCCGTGATTGCGCCCCGACCGACCTCCCGCCGCTCCTGACCGCCGTCGACCCCGACGCGCTCGCCGGCCTCGTCACCCACGAGTCGACGACGGCGATGACGACGTTCGTCTACGCCGACTGCACCGTCACGGTCCGCTCGACGGGCGACATCAGCGTCACCCCCGCCCGGCGACCCTGA
- the glmM gene encoding phosphoglucosamine mutase codes for MFGTSGVRGTVGDEITAETALAVGRAVGSDAERVLVGRDVRDSGALLADAASAGLRECGADVVRLGVVSTPTLARHVAWLDADAAVGMTASHNPAPDNGLKLWSRSGQAFDAAAIDRVERRIDDGDYDLQGYASLGTETTHDGATARVVDHLVGRFPAFEDLSVVVDLGNGTGRPTVEALVALGASVTTLNAQEDGRFPTRKSEPTADSLDGLCRTVEALDADLGIAHDGDADRMMAVTDAGAFVPGDVLLALFSREAVRSTPSSRVAVPVDTSLLVSDVVREAGGEVSYTRVGDVHVAEEAAKAGYGFGGEPSGAWIWPAETLCPDAHLAALRLAALVTESGPLSTLVEAVPTYETRRENVPVADKTRVMQRVTERLTAQFDETLTLDGVRVDAEDGWFLVRASGTEPLVRVTAEARDVAAAERLQSTARRVLDEALDD; via the coding sequence ATGTTCGGAACGAGCGGCGTGCGGGGCACTGTCGGCGACGAGATCACGGCCGAGACGGCACTCGCCGTCGGCCGTGCGGTCGGTTCCGACGCGGAACGGGTACTCGTCGGGCGCGACGTCCGTGACAGCGGCGCGCTCTTGGCGGACGCCGCGAGCGCCGGGCTTCGAGAGTGTGGGGCGGACGTCGTCCGTCTGGGGGTGGTGTCGACGCCGACGCTCGCACGACACGTCGCGTGGCTCGACGCCGACGCGGCCGTCGGCATGACCGCCTCGCACAACCCCGCGCCAGACAACGGGCTCAAGCTGTGGTCACGGAGCGGCCAGGCGTTCGACGCCGCGGCCATCGACCGGGTCGAGCGCCGAATCGACGACGGCGACTACGACCTCCAGGGGTACGCGTCGCTCGGGACGGAGACGACACACGACGGCGCGACTGCGAGGGTCGTCGACCACCTCGTCGGACGGTTCCCCGCGTTCGAGGACCTTTCGGTCGTCGTCGACCTCGGTAACGGGACGGGACGACCGACCGTCGAGGCGCTCGTCGCGCTCGGAGCGAGCGTGACGACGCTCAACGCCCAGGAGGACGGTCGCTTCCCGACGCGGAAGTCCGAGCCGACCGCCGACTCCCTCGACGGCCTCTGTCGGACCGTCGAGGCGCTCGATGCCGACCTCGGTATCGCCCACGACGGCGATGCCGACCGCATGATGGCGGTCACCGACGCGGGCGCGTTCGTCCCTGGCGACGTCCTCCTGGCGCTCTTCTCGCGGGAGGCCGTCCGTTCGACCCCCAGCTCTCGGGTGGCCGTCCCCGTCGACACGAGCCTGCTCGTGAGCGACGTGGTTCGCGAGGCCGGCGGCGAGGTGTCGTACACGCGCGTCGGCGACGTTCACGTGGCCGAGGAGGCCGCAAAAGCGGGGTACGGCTTCGGCGGGGAGCCGAGTGGGGCGTGGATCTGGCCCGCAGAGACGCTCTGTCCGGATGCGCACCTCGCCGCCCTCCGACTCGCCGCGCTGGTCACCGAGTCGGGGCCGCTCTCGACGCTGGTCGAGGCGGTGCCGACGTACGAGACGCGCCGGGAGAACGTCCCCGTCGCGGACAAGACGAGGGTGATGCAGCGGGTCACCGAGCGACTCACCGCGCAGTTCGACGAGACGCTGACGCTCGACGGCGTCCGTGTCGACGCCGAGGACGGCTGGTTCCTCGTGCGCGCCAGCGGGACCGAACCGCTCGTGCGCGTGACGGCCGAAGCGCGCGACGTCGCAGCCGCCGAGCGGCTCCAGTCGACGGCCCGGCGTGTCCTCGACGAGGCGCTCGACGACTGA
- the aglF gene encoding UTP--glucose-1-phosphate uridylyltransferase AglF — protein sequence MKAVVLAAGEGTRLRPLTETRPKALVEVDGKPILVRCLEQLADLGADGFVIVVGYRAEQVIDAVGDEFQGLPVTYTYQRERLGLAHALLTVEPHVDGEFMLMLGDNVFQANLADVVARQRSGETDAAFLVEEVPWEEASRYGVCVTDANDAIVEVVEKPAEPTSNLVMTGFYTFSPAIFHACHLVQPSARGEYELPDAIDLLIGSGRTIDAIRMDGWRTDIGYPADREAAERRLRGLDVDGVEADRVGVEAADE from the coding sequence ATGAAAGCCGTTGTACTCGCTGCCGGTGAAGGGACCCGACTCCGCCCGCTCACCGAGACCCGCCCGAAGGCGCTCGTGGAGGTCGACGGAAAGCCAATCCTCGTCCGCTGCCTCGAACAGCTCGCCGACCTCGGTGCCGATGGGTTCGTCATCGTCGTCGGCTACCGCGCCGAACAGGTCATCGACGCCGTCGGTGACGAGTTCCAGGGTCTCCCCGTGACCTACACCTACCAGCGCGAGCGCCTCGGGCTCGCCCACGCGCTCCTCACCGTCGAACCTCACGTCGACGGCGAGTTCATGCTGATGCTCGGCGACAACGTCTTCCAGGCCAACCTGGCGGACGTCGTCGCCCGCCAGCGCTCGGGCGAGACGGACGCCGCCTTCCTCGTCGAGGAGGTACCGTGGGAGGAGGCGTCGCGCTACGGCGTCTGCGTCACCGACGCGAACGACGCCATCGTCGAGGTCGTCGAGAAGCCCGCCGAACCCACCTCGAACCTGGTGATGACGGGCTTTTACACGTTCTCGCCCGCGATCTTCCACGCCTGCCACCTCGTCCAGCCCTCCGCGCGCGGCGAGTACGAACTGCCGGACGCCATCGACCTCCTCATCGGGTCGGGGCGGACGATCGACGCGATCCGGATGGACGGATGGCGGACCGACATCGGCTACCCCGCCGACCGCGAGGCGGCCGAGCGTCGACTCCGTGGGCTCGATGTCGACGGTGTCGAGGCCGACCGCGTCGGCGTCGAAGCCGCCGACGAGTGA
- a CDS encoding PadR family transcriptional regulator, translating into MFDLTGFQRDLLYVIAGADRPSGQQIKESISDDVGEVNHGRLYPNLDTLVEKGLVVKGQHDRRTNFYQISDQGREAIRARREWENQYAPFEA; encoded by the coding sequence ATGTTCGACTTGACAGGGTTCCAGCGCGACTTGCTGTACGTGATCGCCGGGGCTGACCGCCCCTCCGGACAGCAGATCAAAGAATCGATCAGCGACGACGTCGGCGAGGTCAATCACGGCCGCCTCTACCCGAATCTCGACACGCTCGTCGAGAAGGGGTTGGTCGTGAAGGGCCAGCACGACCGTCGGACGAACTTCTACCAGATATCCGACCAGGGCCGGGAGGCGATCAGAGCGCGACGCGAGTGGGAGAACCAGTACGCACCGTTCGAGGCGTAG
- a CDS encoding DUF7344 domain-containing protein, with product MTTRSKDELFQILSNSRRRYIIYYLSEGGNELSLKSLATKIAAVESGVSESDITSDERQRVYISLYQTHLPKLEEAGIVTYDEDERTVALTDDVLDSGFFWMDDAEDDRAIPWLRYYLALSALSWVLVAGVWLSLPVISVLGWSGVAVVVSVGLLGVVVAQYLVERASTTDRDAGYELLIE from the coding sequence ATGACGACTCGATCAAAAGACGAACTCTTCCAGATTCTCAGTAACTCTCGCCGTCGGTACATCATCTACTACCTCTCAGAGGGGGGCAACGAGCTGAGTCTCAAATCGCTCGCGACGAAGATCGCCGCCGTCGAGAGCGGGGTCTCCGAGTCGGACATCACGTCCGACGAACGCCAGCGCGTGTACATCTCGCTGTACCAGACGCATCTCCCGAAACTCGAGGAGGCCGGCATCGTCACGTACGACGAGGACGAGCGAACCGTCGCTCTCACCGACGACGTCCTCGACAGCGGGTTCTTCTGGATGGACGACGCCGAGGACGACCGGGCCATCCCGTGGCTGCGGTACTACCTCGCGCTCTCGGCGCTGAGTTGGGTGCTCGTCGCTGGCGTCTGGCTGTCGCTCCCGGTCATCTCGGTGCTCGGCTGGAGCGGGGTCGCGGTCGTCGTCTCCGTCGGACTTCTGGGCGTCGTCGTCGCGCAGTACCTCGTCGAGCGGGCGTCGACGACCGACCGGGACGCCGGCTACGAACTCCTCATCGAGTGA